One Cellulomonas sp. NS3 genomic region harbors:
- a CDS encoding LacI family DNA-binding transcriptional regulator, whose amino-acid sequence MRTRLMDLAEQAGVSTATVSRVLNGKQGVSAQTRQAVLAALDVLGYERPEKLRTRSAGLVGLVVPELSNPVFPAFAQVIESMLSERGYTPLLCTQSPGGTTEDQYVEMLLEHEVDGILFVSGLHADTTASKERYHRLRSRGVPIVLVNGHAEGVDAPSISNDDPSSMELSVRHLVSLGHRRIGLAIGPDRFVPAQRKVVSFAEQLRRQLGEEDAAAHVVTTLFTVEGGQAAAGELIESGHTAIICGSDLMALGAIRAARQRGLDVPTDLSVVGYDDSPLIAFTDPPLTTVRQPVQAMGHAAVSALVAEISGTKAPRSELLFHPELIVRASTGAAPAVR is encoded by the coding sequence GTGCGCACGCGACTGATGGACCTGGCCGAGCAGGCAGGCGTCAGCACCGCCACGGTCTCGCGCGTGCTCAACGGCAAGCAGGGGGTCTCCGCCCAGACCCGCCAGGCGGTGCTCGCGGCGCTCGACGTGCTCGGCTACGAGCGCCCCGAGAAGCTGCGCACGCGCTCCGCGGGGCTCGTCGGGCTCGTCGTCCCCGAGCTGTCCAACCCCGTGTTCCCCGCCTTCGCCCAGGTCATCGAGTCGATGCTCTCCGAGCGGGGCTACACCCCCCTGCTGTGCACGCAGTCCCCGGGCGGCACGACCGAGGACCAGTACGTCGAGATGCTCCTCGAGCACGAGGTCGACGGGATCCTCTTCGTCTCCGGCCTGCACGCCGACACGACGGCCAGCAAGGAGCGGTACCACCGCCTGCGCAGCCGCGGCGTTCCGATCGTGCTCGTCAACGGCCACGCCGAGGGCGTCGACGCGCCCTCGATCTCCAACGACGACCCGTCGTCGATGGAGCTGTCCGTGCGCCACCTCGTCTCGCTCGGGCACCGGCGCATCGGGCTCGCCATCGGCCCCGACCGGTTCGTCCCCGCACAGCGCAAGGTCGTCTCGTTCGCCGAGCAGCTCCGCCGCCAGCTCGGCGAGGAGGACGCCGCCGCGCACGTCGTGACGACCCTGTTCACGGTCGAGGGCGGGCAGGCCGCGGCCGGCGAGCTCATCGAGTCGGGCCACACCGCGATCATCTGCGGGTCCGACCTCATGGCCCTCGGCGCGATCCGGGCCGCCCGCCAGCGCGGCCTCGACGTCCCGACGGACCTCTCCGTCGTCGGCTACGACGACTCCCCGCTGATCGCGTTCACCGACCCGCCGCTCACGACCGTGCGCCAGCCCGTGCAGGCCATGGGGCACGCGGCGGTCAGCGCGCTGGTCGCCGAGATCAGCGGCACCAAGGCCCCCCGCAGCGAGCTCCTGTTCCACCCGGAGCTCATCGTGCGGGCATCGACGGGCGCAGCGCCCGCCGTACGCTGA
- a CDS encoding glycoside hydrolase family 13 protein → MTTTDPRTRTLDTTLVHTEGSPTEEWWRHAVIYQVYPRSFADGSGDGIGDLPGITSRLEHLATLGVDAVWLSPFYRSPQADAGYDVADYRDVDPLFGTLADFDVLLERAHGLGMRVIVDLVPNHTSDEHVWFQAALAAGPGSAERERYLFREGRGVDGDEPPNNWQSIFGGPAWTRTTDADGTPAQWYLHMFDTRQPDLNWEHPEVRSEFEDVLRFWLDRGVDGFRIDVAHGMVKAPGLPDWDGEVTMVDGASPADDGSTGAGNQGPMFDQEGVHDIYRAWHRILAEYDGDRALVAEAWVEPLTRLARYVRPDEMHQAFNFSFLTTPWDAAALRSVVTASLVASDGVGAPTTWVLSNHDVVRHASRLGLSTPGARPNGIGVGDEQPDEELGLRRARAASLLMLGLPGSAYLYQGEELGLPEHTSLDDDLRQDPAWWRSGHTERGRDGCRVPLPWSAGEPGLGFSPTGATWLPQPESWTRFALDAQQGVEGSTYETYRAALRVRREQGLGSGSLAWVDAPDVLGGEVLAFLNRDVLVLTVFGGAPVALPEGAEVLLASGELAAEDGRVVVPADTTVWARLA, encoded by the coding sequence GTGACGACCACAGACCCGCGCACCCGCACGCTCGACACGACCCTCGTGCACACCGAGGGCTCCCCCACCGAGGAGTGGTGGCGCCACGCCGTCATCTACCAGGTGTACCCGCGCTCGTTCGCGGACGGCTCCGGCGACGGCATCGGCGACCTGCCCGGCATCACCTCGCGGCTCGAGCACCTGGCGACCCTCGGGGTCGACGCCGTCTGGCTCTCGCCGTTCTACCGCTCCCCGCAGGCCGACGCGGGCTACGACGTGGCCGACTACCGCGACGTCGACCCGCTGTTCGGCACGCTCGCCGACTTCGACGTGCTGCTCGAGCGCGCGCACGGCCTCGGCATGCGGGTGATCGTCGACCTCGTGCCGAACCACACCTCGGACGAGCACGTCTGGTTCCAGGCCGCCCTGGCCGCCGGCCCGGGCAGCGCCGAGCGCGAGCGCTACCTGTTCCGCGAGGGCCGGGGGGTCGACGGCGACGAGCCGCCGAACAACTGGCAGTCGATCTTCGGCGGCCCCGCGTGGACCCGCACGACCGACGCCGACGGCACGCCCGCCCAGTGGTACCTGCACATGTTCGACACCCGCCAGCCGGACCTGAACTGGGAGCACCCCGAGGTCCGCAGCGAGTTCGAGGACGTCCTGCGGTTCTGGCTCGACCGGGGCGTCGACGGCTTCCGCATCGACGTCGCGCACGGCATGGTCAAGGCCCCGGGGCTGCCCGACTGGGACGGCGAGGTCACGATGGTCGACGGCGCGAGCCCGGCCGACGACGGCTCGACGGGCGCCGGCAACCAGGGCCCGATGTTCGACCAGGAGGGGGTCCACGACATCTACCGCGCGTGGCACCGCATCCTCGCCGAGTACGACGGTGACCGTGCGCTCGTCGCCGAGGCGTGGGTCGAGCCGCTGACCCGCCTCGCGCGCTACGTCCGCCCCGACGAGATGCACCAGGCGTTCAACTTCTCTTTCCTCACGACCCCGTGGGACGCCGCCGCGCTGCGCTCCGTGGTCACGGCCTCGCTCGTCGCGAGCGACGGCGTCGGCGCGCCCACGACCTGGGTGCTCTCCAACCACGACGTCGTGCGCCACGCGTCGCGGCTCGGCCTGAGCACGCCCGGCGCGCGCCCCAACGGGATCGGCGTCGGCGACGAGCAGCCCGACGAGGAGCTCGGCCTGCGCCGCGCCCGCGCCGCGTCGCTGCTCATGCTCGGGCTCCCCGGCTCGGCGTACCTGTACCAGGGCGAGGAGCTCGGGCTGCCCGAGCACACGTCGCTCGACGACGACCTGCGCCAGGACCCGGCCTGGTGGCGCTCGGGCCACACCGAGCGCGGCCGTGACGGCTGCCGCGTGCCGCTCCCCTGGTCGGCCGGCGAGCCCGGGCTCGGCTTCTCGCCGACCGGCGCGACCTGGCTCCCCCAGCCGGAGTCGTGGACGCGCTTCGCGCTCGACGCGCAGCAGGGCGTCGAGGGCTCGACGTACGAGACCTACCGGGCCGCGCTGCGCGTCCGCCGCGAGCAGGGCCTCGGCTCGGGCTCGCTCGCGTGGGTCGACGCCCCCGACGTGCTCGGCGGCGAGGTGCTCGCGTTCCTCAACCGCGACGTGCTCGTGCTGACGGTCTTCGGCGGCGCGCCGGTCGCGCTGCCCGAGGGCGCCGAGGTGCTGCTCGCGAGCGGGGAGCTCGCGGCCGAGGACGGGCGTGTCGTCGTCCCGGCCGACACGACCGTGTGGGCCCGCCTGGCCTGA
- a CDS encoding alpha-amylase, whose amino-acid sequence MQRSTRPTRGRRRRAAAVLLALGLAAGAAACTPAEDDALEPAGARDVGVQLFQWTWDAIARECTDRLGPAGYGWVLTSPPQEHVRGDAWWTAYQPVSYLLESRLGTRAELAAMVETCHEAGVDVVVDAVVNHMTGQDEPGTGWAGSAYSHYDYPGTWSDAAGDFHHCGVPPADDIADYRDAYEVQHCELVNLADLATGRPAVQDRLVAYLEDVLSLGVDGFRIDAAKHVPAEDVAALVERLPEGTRIVSEVIRGGGEPVVPEQYSGSGDVLEFAWGREVTGMIRGGSLRLVTELGSGSSYLPSEKAWIFVENHDTERGGSTLGYADGAEHVLANVLMLATGYGRPVVYSGYAFSDRDAGPEQDPGGAVLDAACPDDAGGDRAYADGEWVCQHRWRAVEGMVGWRSAVGDDPVGARWEDGDAIALSRGERGTVVVNGGDATLEARVPTTLPDGAYCDVLAGPTVAAGADAPRCTGEPVRVEEGEAVVRVPAGSAVALHVGARAQG is encoded by the coding sequence GTGCAGCGCAGCACCCGACCCACCCGAGGGCGGCGCCGACGCGCGGCCGCCGTGCTCCTCGCCCTCGGGCTCGCCGCCGGGGCCGCCGCGTGCACGCCTGCGGAGGACGACGCCCTCGAGCCCGCCGGCGCACGCGACGTCGGCGTGCAGCTCTTCCAGTGGACCTGGGACGCGATCGCGCGCGAGTGCACCGACCGCCTCGGACCCGCCGGCTACGGCTGGGTGCTCACGTCGCCGCCGCAGGAGCACGTCCGCGGCGACGCGTGGTGGACCGCCTACCAGCCCGTGTCCTACCTGCTCGAGTCGCGGCTCGGCACGCGCGCGGAGCTGGCCGCGATGGTCGAGACCTGCCACGAGGCGGGCGTCGACGTCGTGGTCGACGCGGTCGTCAACCACATGACCGGTCAGGACGAGCCCGGGACCGGCTGGGCCGGGTCGGCGTACTCCCACTACGACTACCCGGGCACCTGGTCCGACGCCGCCGGGGACTTCCACCACTGCGGCGTCCCGCCCGCCGACGACATCGCCGACTACCGCGACGCCTACGAGGTCCAGCACTGCGAGCTCGTGAACCTCGCGGACCTCGCCACCGGGCGCCCCGCGGTGCAGGACCGCCTCGTCGCCTACCTCGAGGACGTGCTGAGCCTCGGCGTCGACGGCTTCCGCATCGACGCCGCGAAGCACGTGCCGGCCGAGGACGTCGCCGCGCTCGTCGAGCGGCTGCCCGAGGGCACGCGCATCGTCTCCGAGGTGATCCGCGGCGGTGGCGAGCCCGTGGTGCCCGAGCAGTACTCCGGGTCCGGGGACGTGCTCGAGTTCGCCTGGGGCCGTGAGGTCACCGGGATGATCCGCGGCGGCTCGCTGCGCCTGGTCACCGAGCTCGGCTCGGGGTCGTCGTACCTGCCGTCCGAGAAGGCGTGGATCTTCGTCGAGAACCACGACACCGAGCGGGGCGGCAGCACGCTGGGCTACGCGGACGGCGCCGAGCACGTGCTCGCGAACGTGCTCATGCTCGCGACGGGGTACGGACGCCCGGTCGTGTACTCGGGCTACGCGTTCAGCGACCGCGACGCCGGGCCGGAGCAGGACCCCGGCGGTGCGGTGCTCGACGCCGCGTGCCCCGACGACGCGGGTGGCGACCGGGCGTACGCGGACGGCGAGTGGGTGTGCCAGCACCGGTGGCGCGCGGTCGAGGGCATGGTCGGTTGGCGCTCCGCGGTCGGGGACGACCCGGTCGGGGCACGGTGGGAGGACGGCGACGCGATCGCGCTCAGCCGCGGTGAGCGGGGGACCGTCGTCGTCAACGGCGGCGACGCGACCCTCGAGGCGCGCGTGCCGACGACGCTGCCGGACGGCGCGTACTGCGACGTGCTCGCGGGCCCGACGGTCGCGGCGGGCGCGGACGCGCCGCGGTGCACGGGAGAACCGGTGCGGGTCGAGGAGGGCGAGGCCGTCGTACGCGTGCCCGCCGGGAGCGCGGTGGCGCTGCACGTCGGGGCGCGCGCGCAGGGCTGA
- the dusB gene encoding tRNA dihydrouridine synthase DusB — protein MTPTVPAPTPGGAPAAAAPGAGTRVLPPLRIGPLTIDTPVVLAPMAGVTNAAFRRLCRESGAGLYVAEMVTSRALVERGEESMRIISHEPDEKPRSVQVYGVDPATVGAAVRLIASEDRADHVDLNFGCPVPKVTRRGGGAVLPWKRDLFRSIISAAVDAASPYGVPVTVKMRKGIDDDHLTYLEAGLVAQEVGVAAVALHARTAADYYSGTADWESIARLKETVTDIPVLGNGDIWSAEDALAMVAQTGCDGVVVGRGCQGRPWLFADLAAAFAGSGERRRPGLGEVAAVVRRHAELMIEHFGDESKALREMRKHMAWYLKGYVVGGELRAKLGLVSTLAELDDRLGALDLDQPYPGEAAEGQRGRAGSPKRPTLPEGWLASRELSDDFRRALHEAELSVSGG, from the coding sequence GTGACCCCCACCGTGCCCGCCCCGACGCCGGGCGGAGCCCCGGCCGCCGCCGCGCCCGGAGCGGGCACGCGCGTCCTCCCACCGCTGCGCATCGGGCCCCTGACGATCGACACCCCCGTCGTGCTCGCCCCGATGGCGGGCGTGACGAACGCGGCGTTCCGGCGGCTGTGCCGCGAGTCCGGCGCCGGGCTCTACGTCGCCGAGATGGTCACGTCGCGCGCGCTCGTCGAGCGGGGCGAGGAGTCGATGCGGATCATCTCGCACGAGCCCGACGAGAAGCCGCGCTCGGTCCAGGTCTACGGCGTCGACCCCGCGACCGTCGGGGCGGCGGTGCGCCTCATCGCGTCCGAGGACCGCGCGGACCACGTCGACCTCAACTTCGGCTGCCCGGTGCCCAAGGTCACCCGGCGCGGCGGGGGAGCGGTGCTGCCCTGGAAGCGGGACCTGTTCCGCTCGATCATCAGCGCCGCGGTCGACGCCGCGAGCCCGTACGGCGTACCCGTGACCGTCAAGATGCGCAAGGGCATCGACGACGACCACCTGACGTACCTGGAGGCGGGCCTCGTCGCGCAGGAGGTCGGTGTCGCGGCGGTCGCGCTGCACGCCCGGACCGCGGCCGACTACTACTCGGGCACCGCCGACTGGGAGTCGATCGCGCGGCTCAAGGAGACGGTGACGGACATCCCGGTGCTCGGCAACGGCGACATCTGGTCGGCCGAGGACGCGCTCGCGATGGTCGCGCAGACGGGGTGCGACGGCGTCGTCGTCGGGCGCGGCTGCCAGGGCCGGCCGTGGCTGTTCGCAGACCTCGCGGCGGCGTTCGCCGGGTCGGGCGAGCGTCGCCGGCCGGGGCTCGGCGAGGTCGCCGCGGTCGTGCGCAGGCACGCGGAGCTCATGATCGAGCACTTCGGGGACGAGTCGAAGGCGCTGCGCGAGATGCGCAAGCACATGGCCTGGTACCTCAAGGGGTACGTCGTGGGCGGTGAGCTGCGCGCGAAGCTCGGCCTGGTGTCGACGCTCGCGGAGCTCGACGACCGGCTCGGGGCGCTCGACCTCGACCAGCCGTACCCCGGGGAGGCGGCCGAGGGGCAGCGGGGGCGCGCGGGTTCCCCGAAGCGCCCGACGCTGCCCGAGGGCTGGCTCGCGTCGCGCGAGCTGAGCGACGACTTCCGGCGCGCTCTGCACGAGGCCGAGCTGAGCGTCTCGGGCGGCTGA
- a CDS encoding SigE family RNA polymerase sigma factor — MTSGTLAFPGDPPDLPPEEVVLVERVARRGAAQRAQTREVDAAGRDAEFAAFMSEHGDDLLRTAWLLCGDAHRAEELTQQALVRTYAAWARVRTGDPLAYTRRVLANLRVDSWRRRRREVLTAPEDLPDGSASRSGSTPAAGRDHQVAAADRDLLVRALATLSPRQRRIVVLRHLVGMPEAEVAADLGVSVGTVKSTASRALASLRGVLAADPSAPIARARSPR, encoded by the coding sequence ATGACGAGCGGCACCCTCGCCTTCCCCGGTGACCCCCCGGACCTGCCCCCCGAGGAGGTCGTCCTCGTCGAGCGCGTCGCCCGCCGCGGTGCCGCACAGCGCGCGCAGACCCGCGAGGTCGACGCCGCGGGCCGCGACGCGGAGTTCGCCGCGTTCATGTCCGAGCACGGCGACGACCTGCTGCGCACCGCGTGGCTGCTGTGCGGCGACGCGCACCGGGCCGAGGAGCTCACGCAGCAGGCGCTCGTGCGCACGTACGCCGCCTGGGCCCGCGTCCGCACCGGCGACCCGCTCGCCTACACCCGCCGTGTGCTCGCGAACCTCCGCGTCGACTCGTGGCGGCGGCGACGTCGCGAGGTGCTCACCGCGCCCGAGGACCTGCCCGACGGCAGCGCGTCCCGCAGCGGCTCGACCCCGGCGGCCGGCCGCGACCACCAGGTCGCCGCCGCCGACCGCGACCTGCTCGTGCGCGCCCTGGCGACCCTGTCCCCGCGCCAGCGCCGCATCGTCGTCCTGCGCCACCTCGTCGGGATGCCCGAGGCCGAGGTCGCCGCCGACCTCGGCGTGAGCGTCGGCACCGTGAAGTCCACGGCGTCCCGCGCGCTCGCCTCGCTGCGCGGTGTGCTCGCCGCCGACCCCTCCGCCCCCATCGCTCGTGCGAGGAGCCCCCGATGA
- a CDS encoding YibE/F family protein, whose product MPDSPDAPAPAREPATAPPAVDHRSDQPPVRRTAATRTRLLLVAVLVPLGLAALLGMVLTWPGEPQPTNGELVDVEVEYPTARVTGTSVESCEGTSEDRLADGSVPAQVECLRVFATVTSGSEKGRDIELWATATLQPEDVREGAGLVVQRYPATETDGELWAWHDFERTVPLGTLALVFAVVTVLVAGMRGLRALIGLVLAFAVIGTYILPGLVAGEDPLLIGLCGSTVIMIAVLYLAHGFSERTSTALLGTLAGLGLTAALGVLGARAAHLSGVTSEDSYRLAGLLGDQGATALRGLFLCGVVLAGLGVLNDVTITQASAVWELRATSPDADRGELFSHAMRIGRDHIASTVYTIAFAYTGAALPVLLLLEIYHLPLGQTLTSGAFAEEIVRTLVGSIALVLAIPLTTALAVLVVTASPPPRHALDGHRGHSHVHAH is encoded by the coding sequence GTGCCCGACTCCCCAGACGCCCCGGCGCCCGCCCGGGAGCCCGCCACGGCCCCGCCCGCCGTGGACCACCGCTCCGACCAGCCGCCGGTCCGGCGCACCGCCGCGACCCGCACCCGGCTGCTGCTCGTCGCCGTGCTCGTGCCGCTCGGCCTCGCGGCGCTGCTCGGCATGGTGCTCACGTGGCCCGGCGAGCCGCAGCCGACCAACGGCGAGCTCGTCGACGTCGAGGTGGAGTACCCGACGGCCCGCGTCACGGGCACGTCGGTCGAGTCGTGCGAGGGGACGAGCGAGGACCGGCTCGCCGACGGGTCCGTGCCGGCGCAGGTCGAGTGCCTGCGGGTGTTCGCGACCGTCACGAGCGGCTCCGAGAAGGGTCGCGACATCGAGCTCTGGGCGACCGCGACGCTCCAGCCGGAGGACGTCCGCGAGGGCGCCGGGCTCGTCGTCCAGCGCTACCCGGCCACCGAGACGGACGGCGAGCTGTGGGCGTGGCACGACTTCGAGCGCACCGTGCCGCTCGGGACGCTCGCCCTCGTGTTCGCGGTCGTCACCGTGCTCGTCGCCGGCATGCGCGGCCTGCGCGCACTGATCGGGCTCGTCCTCGCGTTCGCCGTGATCGGCACCTACATCCTGCCGGGCCTGGTCGCGGGCGAGGACCCGCTGCTCATCGGGCTGTGCGGCTCGACCGTCATCATGATCGCGGTCCTGTACCTCGCGCACGGGTTCTCCGAGCGCACCTCGACCGCGCTGCTCGGCACGCTCGCGGGGCTCGGGCTGACGGCGGCGCTCGGCGTGCTCGGCGCCCGCGCGGCGCACCTCTCGGGCGTGACGTCCGAGGACTCGTACCGCCTCGCCGGGCTGCTCGGCGACCAGGGGGCGACCGCGCTGCGCGGCCTGTTCCTGTGCGGGGTCGTGCTCGCCGGCCTCGGCGTGCTCAACGACGTGACGATCACGCAGGCGTCGGCGGTGTGGGAGCTGCGCGCGACCTCCCCCGACGCCGACCGCGGCGAGCTGTTCAGCCACGCGATGCGCATCGGCCGCGACCACATCGCCTCCACCGTCTACACGATCGCGTTCGCGTACACCGGCGCCGCCCTGCCCGTGCTCCTGCTGCTCGAGATCTACCACCTCCCGCTCGGTCAGACGCTCACCAGCGGGGCGTTCGCCGAGGAGATCGTGCGCACGCTCGTCGGGTCCATCGCGCTCGTGCTGGCGATCCCGCTCACGACCGCGCTGGCCGTGCTCGTCGTCACGGCGTCCCCGCCGCCCCGGCACGCCCTGGACGGTCACCGGGGTCACTCGCACGTGCACGCGCACTGA
- a CDS encoding YibE/F family protein, whose translation MPRADLPDGRGTVSGHVHGGPEPRASRRVRLVLAALVVPALLVTVLGAWALWPDRDALPVLRTTAPGTSFERVLVTSVDRAPEAAAETQVVGELADGSSTPVLVPPEYVPEVEPGDTLTVLRIEAAADEGSPYVFVDFVRDAPIGLLAAVFAVLVLVVARWRGLAALVGLVVSFGGIAWFTLPALLEGRPPVAVALVTASALMFVLLYLAHGVTARTTAALLGTFGGLAATALLAGWASDSAHLTGLVDENALDLQQYAPDVSLRGVLLCGIVVAGLGVLNDVTITQASAVWELRASAPHASRRELYARGMRIGRDHIASTVYTVAFAYVGAALPLVLLVSLSDRALLGTLTSGEIAEEVVRTLVGSIGLVLAIPATTAVAALVVGGPSRTATGLGPDRTGARPDGDDAPEGDVSARARASDPGDRPGRAGAAGTP comes from the coding sequence GTGCCCCGCGCCGACCTGCCGGACGGCCGGGGCACGGTGAGCGGCCACGTGCACGGCGGCCCGGAGCCGCGGGCGAGCCGGCGCGTGCGTCTGGTGCTCGCGGCGCTCGTCGTCCCCGCGCTGCTCGTGACGGTGCTCGGTGCCTGGGCGCTGTGGCCGGACCGTGACGCGCTGCCCGTGCTGCGCACGACCGCCCCCGGCACGTCGTTCGAGCGCGTGCTCGTGACCTCGGTGGACCGTGCGCCGGAGGCGGCCGCCGAGACGCAGGTCGTGGGCGAGCTCGCCGACGGCAGCAGCACGCCCGTGCTCGTCCCGCCCGAGTACGTGCCCGAGGTCGAGCCGGGCGACACGCTGACGGTCCTGCGCATCGAGGCCGCGGCGGACGAGGGCAGCCCGTACGTCTTCGTCGACTTCGTGCGCGACGCCCCGATCGGGCTGCTCGCGGCCGTGTTCGCCGTGCTCGTGCTCGTGGTCGCGCGCTGGCGCGGTCTCGCGGCGCTCGTCGGGCTCGTCGTGTCGTTCGGCGGGATCGCGTGGTTCACGCTGCCCGCGCTGCTCGAGGGGCGCCCACCCGTCGCGGTCGCGCTCGTCACGGCGTCCGCGCTCATGTTCGTGCTGCTGTACCTCGCGCACGGGGTGACCGCCCGGACCACGGCCGCCCTGCTCGGGACGTTCGGCGGGCTCGCCGCGACGGCTCTGCTCGCGGGGTGGGCGAGCGACAGCGCGCACCTGACCGGGCTCGTCGACGAGAACGCGCTGGACCTGCAGCAGTACGCGCCCGACGTGAGCCTGCGCGGCGTCCTGCTGTGCGGGATCGTCGTCGCGGGTCTCGGTGTGCTCAACGACGTGACGATCACGCAGGCGTCCGCGGTGTGGGAGCTGCGCGCGAGCGCACCGCACGCGAGCCGGCGCGAGCTGTACGCGCGCGGGATGCGGATCGGGCGCGACCACATCGCCTCGACGGTCTACACCGTGGCGTTCGCGTACGTCGGCGCGGCGCTGCCGCTCGTGCTCCTCGTGAGCCTGTCCGACCGGGCGCTCCTCGGCACGCTGACGAGCGGGGAGATCGCCGAGGAGGTGGTGCGCACGCTCGTCGGCTCGATCGGGCTGGTCCTGGCGATCCCGGCGACGACGGCCGTGGCGGCGCTCGTCGTCGGTGGTCCGTCGCGCACGGCGACCGGCCTCGGACCGGACCGCACCGGAGCGCGGCCGGACGGCGACGACGCGCCGGAGGGCGACGTCAGTGCGCGTGCACGTGCGAGTGACCCCGGTGACCGTCCAGGGCGTGCCGGGGCGGCGGGGACGCCGTGA
- a CDS encoding glycine--tRNA ligase, with amino-acid sequence MAAPSRLDNVVSLAKRRGFVFPSGEIYGGTRSAWDYGPLGVELKENIKKQWWRTMVTAREDIVGLDSSVILPRQVWVASGHVGVFTDPLTECLSCHKRFREDHMLEEFEEKKGRAPENGLADIACPNCGTRGRWTEPRDFNMMLKTYVGPIEDESGLHYLRPETAQGIFVNFANVVTTSRKKPPFGIGQIGKSFRNEITPGNFIFRTREFEQMEMEFFVEPGTDETWHQYWIDTRTDWYTDLGISRENLRHYEHPKEKLSHYSKRTVDIEYRFGFQGSEWGELEGIANRTDFDLSTHSEHSGQDLSYFDQAKNERFVPYVIEPAAGLTRSLMAFLVESYVEDEAPNTKGGVDKRTVLRLDPRLAPVKAAVLPLSRNEQLSPKARDLAAELRRSWNVEFDDAGAIGRRYRRQDEIGTPFCITVDFDTLDDQAVTIRHRDDMSQQRVALDQVTAYLATRLVGA; translated from the coding sequence GTGGCTGCACCGTCCCGTCTCGACAACGTCGTCTCCCTCGCCAAGCGCCGGGGCTTCGTGTTCCCGAGCGGTGAGATCTACGGAGGCACGCGCTCGGCCTGGGACTACGGCCCGCTCGGGGTCGAGCTGAAGGAGAACATCAAGAAGCAGTGGTGGCGGACCATGGTCACCGCGCGCGAGGACATCGTCGGGCTCGACTCGTCGGTCATCCTGCCGCGCCAGGTCTGGGTCGCCTCGGGCCACGTCGGCGTCTTCACCGACCCGCTCACCGAGTGCCTGAGCTGCCACAAGCGGTTCCGCGAGGACCACATGCTCGAGGAGTTCGAGGAGAAGAAGGGCCGCGCGCCCGAGAACGGCCTCGCCGACATCGCGTGCCCCAACTGCGGCACGCGCGGCCGGTGGACCGAGCCCCGCGACTTCAACATGATGCTCAAGACGTACGTCGGCCCGATCGAGGACGAGTCCGGGCTGCACTACCTGCGCCCCGAGACCGCGCAGGGCATCTTCGTGAACTTCGCGAACGTCGTGACGACGAGCCGCAAGAAGCCGCCGTTCGGCATCGGCCAGATCGGCAAGTCGTTCCGCAACGAGATCACGCCCGGCAACTTCATCTTCCGCACGCGCGAGTTCGAGCAGATGGAGATGGAGTTCTTCGTCGAGCCCGGCACCGACGAGACGTGGCACCAGTACTGGATCGACACGCGCACCGACTGGTACACCGACCTCGGCATCAGCCGCGAGAACCTGCGCCACTACGAGCACCCGAAGGAGAAGCTGTCGCACTACTCGAAGCGCACCGTCGACATCGAGTACCGCTTCGGCTTCCAGGGCTCCGAGTGGGGCGAGCTCGAGGGCATCGCGAACCGCACCGACTTCGACCTGTCGACGCACAGCGAGCACTCGGGCCAGGACCTGTCGTACTTCGACCAGGCCAAGAACGAGCGCTTCGTGCCGTACGTCATCGAGCCGGCCGCGGGCCTCACGCGCTCGCTCATGGCGTTCCTCGTCGAGTCCTACGTCGAGGACGAGGCGCCCAACACCAAGGGCGGCGTCGACAAGCGCACGGTGCTCCGGCTCGACCCGCGGCTCGCGCCCGTCAAGGCCGCGGTGCTGCCGCTCAGCCGCAACGAGCAGCTCTCGCCCAAGGCCCGCGACCTCGCCGCCGAGCTGCGCCGGTCGTGGAACGTCGAGTTCGACGACGCGGGCGCGATCGGCCGCCGCTACCGCCGCCAGGACGAGATCGGCACGCCGTTCTGCATCACGGTCGACTTCGACACGCTCGACGACCAGGCCGTCACGATCCGTCACCGCGACGACATGTCGCAGCAGCGCGTCGCGCTCGACCAGGTCACCGCGTACCTCGCGACGCGGCTCGTCGGCGCCTGA